The Corynebacterium simulans genome contains a region encoding:
- a CDS encoding LysR family transcriptional regulator: MDSRQLLYFRSVVDYGSFTHAAEALDMTQPSLSLSIRKLEKELDVRLLTRGRAGVKTTEAGDYLYSIAAKMDTLLSDAAQRITEIASGAAGSVSIASAPEFNWLFMPEVLHRMVERAPEVNIFLDDPEPTITLRRILEGSIDLGLMPSTDPHAFAQRYHDELNVHVASEMEFRVAVPDRLQHLPNPVSLHDIAEETWILPPRNPEFVGLPELLDQVFAKHPDAVPSRVQEISTLQTGLPLVSGGIGVCLVPSSAQALNHRGIHLREIAEGIPPMQSLLIYRRDRDLSPAANQLVDLILSVGGESEETLLHKSAHSAEADKA; this comes from the coding sequence ATGGATTCACGCCAGCTACTCTACTTTCGTTCCGTAGTGGACTACGGATCTTTCACTCATGCGGCTGAAGCTCTAGATATGACTCAGCCTTCTCTCAGTCTCTCTATCCGTAAGCTCGAAAAGGAGCTTGACGTTCGACTCCTGACCCGCGGCCGCGCCGGTGTTAAGACCACCGAAGCGGGCGACTACCTCTATTCCATCGCAGCGAAGATGGACACCCTGCTTAGCGACGCCGCACAGCGCATCACCGAGATCGCCAGCGGCGCCGCCGGCAGCGTCTCTATCGCATCTGCGCCGGAGTTCAACTGGCTGTTTATGCCAGAGGTTCTTCACCGCATGGTGGAACGCGCCCCTGAGGTCAACATCTTCTTGGACGATCCGGAACCGACCATAACCCTGCGCCGCATCCTCGAAGGCTCCATCGACCTAGGCCTGATGCCTTCGACTGACCCACACGCATTTGCCCAGCGTTACCACGACGAGCTCAACGTCCATGTAGCCAGCGAGATGGAATTCCGCGTCGCTGTACCGGATCGCCTCCAGCACCTGCCCAACCCTGTTTCCCTTCACGACATCGCGGAAGAAACGTGGATCCTGCCTCCGCGCAACCCTGAATTCGTTGGCCTTCCTGAGCTGCTGGACCAGGTCTTTGCCAAGCACCCGGACGCCGTCCCTAGCCGCGTCCAAGAAATCTCTACCCTCCAGACCGGCCTCCCGCTGGTTTCCGGCGGCATCGGCGTGTGCCTTGTCCCCAGCTCGGCGCAGGCGCTCAACCACCGCGGCATTCACCTCCGCGAGATTGCAGAAGGCATCCCACCGATGCAGTCCTTGCTCATCTACCGCCGCGACCGCGACCTTTCCCCTGCCGCCAACCAGCTGGTAGATCTCATCCTTTCCGTTGGCGGCGAGAGCGAAGAAACCCTTCTTCACAAGTCCGCCCACTCGGCAGAAGCGGACAAGGCCTAA
- the cmrA gene encoding mycolate reductase (Catalyzes the final step in mycolic acid biosynthesis.) gives MAKNAGLPAPTRNSYALLTGASQGIGEAMARDLAARGYNVILVARRQEVLERIADELKTKHEIDAIALAADLAKEADVDRVIEFMAGKEISIIVNSAGIASFGKFMDQDWDYENKQFDLNGKAVHRLTRAALDQMLPRRSGAICNVGSAAGNVSIPNNATYVFTKAGVNAFTEALHYELKGSGVSCTLLAPGPVRDAVIPEEEQSIVDKVVPDFLWTTYESCSAETLEAMARNQRRVVPGPLSKAMNTLGQIIPTPIAAPLIGSFYSKMA, from the coding sequence ATGGCTAAAAACGCAGGTCTTCCCGCACCCACCCGCAATTCCTATGCGCTACTTACGGGCGCTAGCCAGGGCATCGGCGAGGCGATGGCGCGCGATCTGGCCGCCCGCGGTTATAACGTCATTTTGGTGGCGCGCCGCCAGGAAGTCCTCGAGCGCATCGCGGATGAACTGAAGACGAAGCACGAGATCGATGCGATCGCTCTGGCCGCCGACTTAGCAAAGGAAGCCGACGTCGACCGCGTCATCGAGTTCATGGCCGGCAAAGAGATTTCCATCATCGTCAACTCCGCGGGCATCGCCAGCTTTGGCAAATTCATGGACCAGGACTGGGACTATGAGAACAAGCAATTCGATCTCAACGGCAAGGCCGTGCACCGCCTGACCCGCGCCGCTTTGGACCAGATGCTGCCGCGTCGCTCCGGCGCTATCTGCAACGTTGGTTCTGCAGCGGGCAACGTCTCCATCCCGAACAACGCCACCTATGTATTTACAAAGGCAGGCGTCAACGCTTTCACCGAGGCGCTGCACTACGAGCTCAAAGGATCTGGCGTCAGCTGTACCTTGCTAGCCCCCGGCCCGGTGCGCGATGCCGTCATCCCGGAAGAAGAGCAGTCCATCGTAGATAAGGTAGTTCCTGACTTCCTGTGGACCACCTACGAGTCCTGCTCCGCAGAGACCCTAGAGGCTATGGCTCGCAACCAGCGCCGCGTGGTGCCAGGCCCGCTGTCGAAGGCCATGAATACGCTTGGCCAAATCATTCCTACCCCGATTGCCGCACCGCTCATCGGCAGCTTCTACTCAAAGATGGCCTAA
- the orn gene encoding oligoribonuclease: MTDIAPKNDRLVWIDLEMTGLDPKRHVIVEVAAIITDGNLNVIGEGIDLVVHATEAELTEMDDFVTNMHANSGLDKEIRESTTTLREAEDAVLALIAEHCDPEHPAPLAGNSIATDRTFIRAYMPRLDEALHYRMIDVSTIKELSRRWFPRAYYNQPDKGMAHRALQDIIESIRELDYYRRSVFRTDDGPSSAEAADLKESTTTDYQAFL, encoded by the coding sequence ATGACTGACATCGCCCCGAAGAATGACCGACTCGTCTGGATTGACTTGGAGATGACAGGGCTGGACCCGAAGCGCCACGTCATCGTGGAGGTGGCCGCCATCATCACTGATGGCAACCTCAACGTCATTGGTGAGGGAATCGACCTAGTGGTCCATGCCACGGAAGCGGAGCTCACTGAGATGGATGACTTTGTCACCAACATGCACGCCAACTCCGGCCTGGATAAGGAAATCCGCGAATCCACCACCACTCTGCGGGAAGCCGAAGATGCCGTCCTGGCGCTCATCGCTGAGCACTGCGACCCCGAGCATCCTGCCCCCCTGGCAGGCAACTCCATCGCCACCGACCGCACCTTCATTCGCGCCTACATGCCGCGCTTGGATGAAGCGCTGCACTACCGCATGATTGACGTTTCCACCATCAAGGAGCTCAGCCGCCGTTGGTTCCCGCGCGCTTATTACAACCAGCCAGACAAAGGCATGGCGCACCGCGCGCTCCAGGACATCATCGAGTCCATCCGCGAGTTGGACTACTACCGCCGCAGTGTGTTCCGCACCGACGACGGTCCCTCCTCCGCGGAAGCAGCGGATCTCAAGGAGTCAACTACCACTGACTACCAGGCGTTTTTGTAA
- a CDS encoding cytochrome c oxidase assembly protein, whose amino-acid sequence MEKREETASSAARAASATDSPAQGAASKNTVFKGGKRGAKGATTVYLAALIVSGLVAGVISLFFLAESLAALGIPDPGRLTTFGLPFFRGVAWILMALSVGSYMVSAFLVAPQIPKKDNDCLIESRLSVDGHIAARAGALAAFGVAVVSLLEVPLVMSDLTGTPFLKVLNPQLMSMAMDSISTSQAWLVTAAIAVVAGVLGLVSKKWSLQPIAFFFALMQIVPLGMEGHSASGGDHDYGTNSLLFHLFFMVLWVGGLLGLIAHSRRLGPDMPTAVRRYSVVAFISIVAMAASGVINALIRVELADLFSTRYGLIIVTKAVLTVLLAVFGLAHRQITMPQLERRPLLFRRVAFVEILVMAATVGVAISMGRTPPPPPRDPNLNNMQVLLGYELLDAPTVTNVWTMYRYDLMFGTLGLVLAAAYGYALLRLRRRGLNWSRVRTTWFMLGALGLTFIMSSGIGLYIPALYSIHMLGHMLLSMAVPLFLVLGAPLTLVMEAFEPGAPGRPTVHDLAVAVTKSKLLKFLTHPAVNLIQFLTFLYVLYLYPELYQFAVSEHAGHVIMNWVFLVSGYIYYWEVIGPDPLPFRAPTNLRLLVLFFSMPLHLFAGVYLMQLQSVLGVEFYESLGLPWHPDLLQDQRVGGGIAWGFGQFPLVIVFGKLFLDWLRDDRATARRHDAKAEVDGDAELEDYNEMLRRMSEGDATGFRQQ is encoded by the coding sequence ATGGAAAAGCGGGAAGAAACTGCCAGCTCAGCGGCTCGCGCGGCTTCGGCAACGGATTCACCGGCGCAGGGCGCTGCGTCCAAGAACACAGTTTTCAAAGGTGGAAAACGTGGCGCCAAAGGTGCTACAACGGTCTACCTCGCGGCTCTTATCGTTTCAGGGCTGGTTGCTGGTGTCATTTCCCTGTTCTTTCTGGCGGAGTCACTCGCGGCATTGGGCATTCCCGATCCCGGGCGTTTGACCACATTCGGCCTGCCATTTTTCCGCGGCGTCGCCTGGATTTTAATGGCGCTGTCGGTGGGCTCGTACATGGTTTCAGCCTTTCTCGTTGCGCCGCAAATTCCTAAAAAAGACAATGATTGTCTCATTGAGTCGCGCTTAAGCGTCGATGGACACATCGCCGCCCGCGCCGGCGCCCTGGCAGCTTTTGGCGTGGCAGTGGTATCTCTGCTGGAAGTGCCGCTGGTTATGTCCGATCTGACGGGCACGCCTTTCCTCAAAGTCCTCAACCCGCAGCTGATGAGCATGGCGATGGATAGCATTTCCACCTCCCAGGCCTGGTTGGTTACAGCCGCCATCGCGGTTGTTGCCGGCGTGCTGGGCCTGGTTTCTAAGAAATGGTCCCTGCAGCCCATTGCGTTTTTCTTCGCACTCATGCAGATTGTGCCCCTCGGCATGGAAGGTCACTCTGCTTCCGGCGGCGATCATGATTACGGCACGAACTCCCTGCTCTTCCACCTTTTCTTCATGGTGCTTTGGGTGGGTGGATTGCTGGGGCTTATAGCCCATAGTCGCCGTCTGGGACCAGACATGCCTACGGCTGTGCGCCGCTACTCGGTGGTTGCTTTCATCTCCATCGTGGCTATGGCCGCCTCCGGCGTGATTAATGCGCTCATCCGCGTTGAGCTAGCAGACCTGTTTAGCACCCGCTATGGCCTTATCATCGTCACCAAGGCGGTGCTTACTGTTCTGCTTGCCGTCTTTGGACTAGCGCATCGCCAGATCACCATGCCGCAGCTGGAGCGCCGTCCGCTGCTTTTCCGCCGCGTCGCATTCGTGGAAATCCTCGTGATGGCAGCCACCGTGGGCGTGGCTATTTCCATGGGCCGCACGCCGCCCCCGCCGCCGCGCGATCCGAACCTGAACAACATGCAGGTGCTCTTGGGCTACGAGCTTCTCGACGCCCCGACGGTGACCAACGTCTGGACCATGTACCGCTATGACCTCATGTTTGGCACTTTGGGGCTCGTGCTTGCTGCCGCCTATGGCTACGCGCTGCTGCGCCTGCGCCGCCGCGGCCTTAACTGGTCGCGGGTCCGAACCACCTGGTTTATGCTGGGCGCCTTAGGCCTGACCTTCATCATGAGCTCGGGCATCGGCCTTTATATCCCGGCGCTTTATTCCATACACATGCTGGGGCATATGCTCCTTTCCATGGCGGTTCCGCTCTTCCTCGTGCTCGGCGCACCGCTGACCTTGGTGATGGAGGCCTTTGAGCCCGGCGCGCCGGGGCGTCCCACTGTCCATGACTTGGCGGTGGCGGTAACTAAGTCGAAGCTTTTGAAGTTTCTTACCCATCCGGCGGTCAATCTGATTCAGTTCCTGACCTTTTTGTACGTGCTCTACCTTTATCCGGAGCTGTATCAGTTCGCGGTTTCTGAGCATGCCGGCCACGTAATCATGAACTGGGTCTTCTTGGTCTCGGGCTATATCTATTACTGGGAGGTTATCGGCCCGGATCCGTTGCCGTTCCGCGCGCCGACTAACCTGCGCCTTCTGGTGTTGTTCTTCTCGATGCCGCTGCACCTTTTCGCCGGCGTCTACCTGATGCAGCTGCAGAGCGTGCTCGGCGTGGAGTTTTATGAGTCGCTGGGGCTGCCGTGGCACCCGGACTTGCTGCAGGATCAGCGCGTGGGCGGCGGCATCGCGTGGGGCTTTGGCCAGTTCCCGTTGGTCATCGTCTTTGGCAAACTTTTTTTGGACTGGCTGCGCGATGACCGTGCTACCGCTCGCCGCCACGATGCAAAGGCAGAGGTCGACGGCGATGCGGAGCTGGAGGATTACAACGAAATGTTGCGCCGCATGAGTGAGGGCGACGCCACTGGATTCCGGCAGCAGTAA
- a CDS encoding single-stranded DNA-binding protein: MSQLPITITGHLTHEPELIKVNTDMYKARLRVASSRRIPVDNADNGVREWRDTDLIYIDVELWGQFAINVKKSLHRGMPVIVVGSVCSDSWLAPDGQNKFRTFIKAFYVGLDLNRYVISSRKLERVYETDGLEAPASGETMPEVDVDRTASMAAGAGTQDHDDKHDTAADRRQAAHSKANTAEESFEETEAPAEQSVGS; this comes from the coding sequence ATGTCTCAGCTACCAATCACCATCACCGGCCACCTCACGCACGAACCCGAGCTCATTAAAGTCAACACCGACATGTACAAGGCGCGCCTGCGCGTGGCATCGTCCCGCCGCATCCCGGTGGATAACGCGGACAACGGAGTCCGCGAGTGGCGCGATACCGACCTCATCTACATCGACGTGGAGCTGTGGGGTCAGTTCGCGATCAACGTTAAGAAGTCATTGCACCGCGGAATGCCGGTCATCGTGGTCGGCTCGGTCTGCTCCGATTCCTGGCTGGCGCCCGATGGCCAGAATAAGTTCCGCACCTTTATCAAGGCTTTCTATGTCGGCCTAGACCTAAACCGCTACGTTATCTCCTCCCGCAAGCTCGAGCGCGTCTATGAAACCGACGGATTGGAGGCACCTGCTTCGGGCGAGACGATGCCGGAAGTCGATGTGGACAGGACGGCGTCGATGGCCGCAGGTGCCGGCACCCAAGACCATGACGATAAGCACGACACCGCAGCCGATCGCCGTCAAGCTGCGCATAGTAAGGCGAATACAGCCGAGGAGTCGTTCGAGGAGACCGAGGCGCCCGCCGAGCAATCGGTAGGCAGCTAA
- a CDS encoding PspC domain-containing protein: protein MNTRLTRSSTDLYIGGVCGGIAQTYNLDPTLVRILFVVATLAGFSGVLAYIILWVVMPVGS, encoded by the coding sequence ATGAATACCCGTTTGACCCGCTCGAGCACAGATTTGTACATCGGAGGCGTGTGCGGCGGCATTGCTCAGACCTACAACCTGGATCCCACGTTGGTGCGCATCCTCTTCGTTGTTGCCACTTTGGCAGGCTTTTCCGGTGTGCTGGCTTATATCATCCTGTGGGTCGTGATGCCGGTAGGCAGCTAA
- a CDS encoding alanine/glycine:cation symporter family protein — protein sequence MAGFLDVLNSLIWSPALVFLCLGAGVYFTIVTKGLQIRCIPDMIAQLKNGEKSDSGVSSFQSLMISLAGRVGVGNIAGVATAIAFGGPGAVFWMWAVSLLGSATSFVECTLAQVYKEKDQDTGEYRGGPAYYIEKAYRHTSVGPFMLVYGIIFAVAMTLATSYFLPGIQANGVAAAVGNAWGVNVTWSAVILAGVLAFIIIGGVKRIANFTSLIVPFMAGAYIIIALTILFMNFGDIPHVFGLIFKSAFDMEAGFAGMLGSAIMWGVKRGIYSNEAGQGTGPQSAAAAEVSHPAKQGFVQAFAVYVDTLFVCSATAFIIISTDMYKVFEGESEGGAVRYAGSLPDGIEVGPGFVQSGMDSVFNGVGASFVAIAIAFFAFTTVLAYYYMAETNLTYFNRWIKNAGARRALVWVLRGLIIISVIIGATTTPGSAWALGDIGVGATAWLNIIAVLFLQVPALKCLKDYSAQKKAGKDPVFDPEALGIKNADFWVERKNARSSSVVE from the coding sequence ATGGCCGGGTTCTTGGATGTTCTCAACTCCCTCATTTGGTCCCCAGCACTCGTGTTCCTGTGCTTGGGCGCCGGTGTCTATTTCACGATCGTGACCAAGGGGTTGCAGATTCGCTGTATTCCCGACATGATTGCGCAGCTGAAGAACGGCGAGAAATCAGACTCCGGTGTTTCTTCCTTCCAGTCCCTGATGATTTCCCTCGCCGGTCGCGTCGGCGTCGGCAATATTGCCGGTGTTGCCACGGCGATCGCCTTCGGTGGCCCAGGTGCTGTCTTTTGGATGTGGGCGGTGTCGCTGTTGGGGTCCGCTACCTCGTTCGTGGAATGTACTCTCGCCCAGGTCTACAAGGAAAAGGATCAGGACACCGGCGAGTACCGCGGTGGCCCGGCGTACTACATCGAAAAGGCTTACCGTCACACCTCTGTGGGCCCGTTCATGCTGGTCTACGGCATCATCTTCGCTGTCGCCATGACTCTGGCTACCAGCTACTTTCTCCCAGGCATCCAGGCCAACGGTGTGGCCGCTGCAGTGGGGAACGCCTGGGGTGTCAACGTCACCTGGTCCGCAGTCATCCTGGCTGGCGTCTTGGCCTTCATCATCATCGGTGGCGTCAAGCGTATCGCTAACTTCACCTCGCTCATCGTTCCATTCATGGCCGGCGCTTATATCATCATTGCGCTGACCATCCTGTTCATGAACTTCGGCGACATTCCACACGTTTTTGGCCTCATCTTCAAGTCTGCATTTGACATGGAAGCAGGATTCGCGGGCATGCTGGGCTCTGCAATCATGTGGGGCGTAAAGCGCGGTATCTACTCCAACGAGGCAGGCCAGGGCACCGGCCCGCAGTCGGCAGCAGCTGCTGAGGTTTCCCACCCAGCAAAGCAGGGCTTCGTTCAAGCATTCGCCGTCTACGTCGATACCCTCTTCGTCTGCTCGGCCACCGCCTTCATCATCATCTCCACTGACATGTACAAGGTCTTCGAAGGCGAGTCCGAGGGCGGCGCCGTTCGCTACGCCGGCTCCCTGCCTGACGGCATTGAGGTCGGCCCAGGCTTCGTTCAATCCGGTATGGACTCGGTATTCAACGGGGTCGGCGCTTCCTTCGTGGCAATTGCTATCGCGTTCTTCGCCTTCACCACCGTTCTGGCTTACTACTACATGGCAGAGACCAACCTCACCTACTTCAACCGCTGGATCAAGAATGCTGGCGCACGCCGCGCGCTGGTGTGGGTCCTGCGCGGCCTCATCATCATCTCCGTCATCATTGGTGCTACCACCACCCCGGGCTCCGCGTGGGCATTGGGCGACATCGGAGTGGGCGCCACCGCATGGCTTAACATCATCGCCGTCCTCTTCCTCCAGGTCCCGGCACTCAAGTGCCTCAAGGACTACAGCGCGCAGAAGAAGGCTGGCAAGGATCCGGTCTTCGACCCTGAAGCTCTGGGCATCAAGAACGCCGACTTCTGGGTAGAGCGCAAGAACGCTCGCTCTTCCTCTGTAGTTGAGTAA
- the ettA gene encoding energy-dependent translational throttle protein EttA: protein MGEFIYTMKNVRKAVGEKLILDNVTMAFYPGAKIGVVGPNGAGKSSILKIMAGIDQPSNGEAFIDPGKTVGILMQEPPLNEEKTVRGNVEEGLGDIFEKKQRFEAIAEEMATNYTDELMEEMGKLQEELDAADAWEVDSKIEQAMEALRCPPSDAPVNNLSGGERRRVALAKLLLSEPDLLLLDEPTNHLDAESVEWLEKHLADYPGAVLAVTHDRYFLDHVAGWICEVDRGKLYPYEGNYSTYLEKKAERLEVAGAKDKKLQKRLKEELAWVRSGAKARQAKNKARLQRYEEMAAEAEQYRKLDFEEIQIPTPPRLGNKVVEVKNLVKGFDGRTLIKDLSFTLPRNGIVGVIGPNGVGKSTLFKTIVGLEQPDEGTVEVGETVKLSYVDQGRENIDPEATVWEVVSDGLDYIHVGQNEMPSRAYLSAFGFKGPDQQKPSKVLSGGERNRLNLALTLKEGGNLILLDEPTNDLDVETLGSLENALEKFPGCAVVISHDRWFLDRTCTHILAWEGNVAEGQWFWFEGNFGDYEKNKIERLGEDAARPSRVTHRKLTR, encoded by the coding sequence ATGGGCGAATTCATCTACACGATGAAAAACGTGCGTAAGGCAGTCGGCGAGAAGCTCATTCTCGACAATGTAACGATGGCCTTCTACCCAGGCGCCAAGATTGGCGTCGTCGGCCCGAATGGTGCAGGTAAGTCCTCCATTCTGAAGATTATGGCCGGCATTGATCAGCCTTCCAACGGTGAAGCATTCATCGACCCGGGCAAGACCGTGGGCATCCTCATGCAGGAGCCACCGCTCAACGAGGAAAAGACCGTCCGCGGCAACGTGGAAGAGGGCCTCGGTGACATCTTCGAGAAGAAGCAGCGCTTCGAAGCTATCGCGGAAGAGATGGCTACCAACTACACCGACGAGCTCATGGAAGAAATGGGCAAGCTGCAGGAGGAGCTGGACGCTGCCGACGCCTGGGAGGTCGACTCCAAGATCGAGCAGGCCATGGAAGCGCTGCGCTGCCCGCCTTCCGATGCCCCGGTAAACAACCTTTCCGGTGGTGAGCGCCGCCGCGTTGCGCTGGCGAAGCTGCTGCTTTCCGAGCCTGACCTGTTGCTGCTCGACGAGCCAACCAACCACCTGGACGCCGAGTCCGTGGAGTGGCTGGAAAAGCACCTTGCTGACTATCCGGGTGCCGTCCTAGCCGTTACCCACGACCGTTACTTCCTCGACCACGTCGCGGGTTGGATCTGTGAGGTTGACCGCGGCAAGCTCTACCCATACGAGGGCAACTACTCCACCTACCTGGAGAAGAAGGCCGAGCGTCTCGAGGTTGCTGGCGCCAAGGATAAGAAGCTGCAAAAGCGCCTGAAGGAAGAGCTCGCCTGGGTTCGTTCCGGTGCCAAGGCACGCCAGGCAAAGAACAAGGCTCGTCTCCAGCGCTATGAGGAGATGGCTGCTGAGGCTGAGCAGTACCGCAAGCTCGACTTCGAAGAAATCCAGATCCCAACCCCTCCACGCCTGGGTAACAAGGTTGTTGAGGTTAAGAATCTGGTCAAGGGCTTCGATGGTCGCACCCTGATCAAGGATCTCTCCTTCACCCTGCCGCGTAACGGCATCGTGGGCGTCATCGGCCCGAACGGCGTCGGTAAGTCCACCCTGTTCAAGACCATCGTTGGCTTGGAGCAGCCGGACGAGGGCACCGTCGAGGTTGGCGAGACCGTCAAACTGTCCTACGTTGACCAGGGCCGCGAGAACATTGACCCAGAGGCAACCGTCTGGGAGGTCGTTTCTGACGGATTGGATTACATCCACGTCGGCCAGAACGAAATGCCTTCTCGTGCATACCTGTCCGCATTCGGTTTCAAGGGCCCGGACCAACAGAAGCCTTCCAAGGTGCTCTCCGGTGGTGAGCGCAACCGCCTGAACCTGGCGCTGACCCTGAAAGAGGGCGGCAACCTGATCCTCCTCGATGAGCCAACCAACGACCTGGACGTCGAGACCCTGGGCTCCCTGGAAAACGCTCTAGAGAAGTTCCCGGGCTGTGCAGTGGTCATTTCCCACGACCGCTGGTTCCTGGACCGCACATGTACCCACATCCTCGCGTGGGAGGGCAACGTTGCAGAAGGCCAGTGGTTCTGGTTCGAGGGCAACTTCGGTGATTATGAGAAGAACAAGATCGAGCGCCTCGGTGAAGACGCTGCTCGCCCGAGCCGTGTTACCCACCGCAAGCTGACCCGATAA
- a CDS encoding acyl-CoA thioesterase, whose product MSSEKVHAHSVGVRWSDFDMYGHMMNANYIELAQEARLAFAMDHFYKQGLELIAFVRHLDVDYVRPLKWDGKNSTVTVETAVVRLGNTSFTTRQEIKDGAGNVTCVVTCTQVVIDKATQAPRPVSEEEKKIITENALVKLDA is encoded by the coding sequence ATGTCTTCTGAAAAGGTGCACGCCCATTCTGTAGGCGTACGGTGGTCGGACTTCGACATGTACGGCCACATGATGAACGCCAACTATATCGAGTTGGCGCAGGAGGCCCGCCTGGCATTTGCCATGGACCATTTCTACAAGCAGGGTTTGGAACTCATTGCGTTCGTGCGTCATCTCGACGTCGACTATGTTCGCCCGCTGAAGTGGGATGGAAAGAATTCCACCGTCACCGTAGAGACTGCTGTGGTACGCCTGGGCAATACCTCGTTTACCACCCGGCAGGAAATCAAAGACGGTGCTGGCAACGTAACTTGCGTGGTCACCTGCACTCAGGTGGTCATCGATAAGGCAACGCAGGCGCCGCGTCCCGTCTCCGAGGAAGAGAAGAAAATCATCACGGAGAATGCTTTGGTTAAGCTGGACGCATAG
- a CDS encoding phytoene/squalene synthase family protein, translating into MFGISRFPTQPLPRYDQSAQRAAAQIIAAYSTSFSFASELLAPRTRTDIRNLYAVVRIADEIVDGAATAAGLNTTEVEQTLNAYEEAVLRAPSQRFHTDPVLHAYGISARRCGFKNEHIRAFFASMRRDLHQCDYVDEEDLEAYIYGSAEVIGLLCLSAFLVDHPVSGPELSQLETGARRLGAAFQKVNFLRDLGADTAQLGRSYFPQAGDGGLSTQDKDLLIADIRSDLATARAVTGRLPFSARVGVTAATDLFEALTNDLAALPADAVFSQRTRVSTPRKLSLLTRATLHSLRKSN; encoded by the coding sequence GTGTTTGGGATTTCTCGCTTCCCCACTCAGCCTTTGCCACGCTATGACCAAAGTGCCCAAAGAGCCGCAGCACAAATCATCGCGGCCTATTCCACGAGCTTTTCCTTTGCCTCCGAGCTGCTCGCTCCCCGCACACGCACCGATATCCGCAATCTTTATGCCGTGGTTCGCATAGCGGATGAAATCGTCGACGGCGCCGCAACCGCCGCGGGCCTTAACACAACAGAAGTCGAACAGACTCTCAATGCATACGAAGAGGCGGTTCTGCGCGCGCCTTCGCAACGCTTTCACACTGATCCGGTTCTGCATGCCTATGGCATTTCCGCCAGGCGCTGCGGGTTCAAGAATGAGCACATTCGGGCCTTCTTCGCGTCGATGCGCCGCGACCTTCACCAGTGCGATTACGTCGACGAGGAAGATCTCGAGGCCTATATCTACGGCTCCGCGGAGGTCATTGGGCTTTTGTGCCTGTCTGCTTTCTTGGTGGATCATCCAGTTTCTGGCCCCGAGCTGAGCCAGCTCGAGACGGGTGCACGGCGCCTCGGCGCCGCCTTTCAAAAGGTCAACTTTTTGCGCGACCTCGGCGCGGATACCGCACAACTTGGCCGCAGCTACTTCCCGCAGGCAGGCGACGGCGGCTTGAGCACGCAGGACAAAGACCTGCTCATCGCCGATATCCGCAGCGATCTCGCCACTGCCCGCGCCGTTACCGGCAGGCTTCCATTCTCGGCGCGTGTCGGTGTCACCGCCGCCACTGACCTTTTCGAGGCCTTGACCAACGACCTTGCAGCACTGCCTGCCGACGCCGTCTTTTCCCAACGCACCCGCGTCAGCACCCCACGCAAGCTGTCACTTTTAACCCGCGCCACCTTGCATTCTTTAAGAAAGAGCAACTGA